Proteins encoded together in one Dasypus novemcinctus isolate mDasNov1 chromosome 9, mDasNov1.1.hap2, whole genome shotgun sequence window:
- the LACTBL1 gene encoding LOW QUALITY PROTEIN: putative beta-lactamase-like 1 (The sequence of the model RefSeq protein was modified relative to this genomic sequence to represent the inferred CDS: inserted 5 bases in 4 codons) — translation MCFRPFKRGLPGRLRSTSLLWDSSTHEALSLLKDEVLVAGPGTRCHYSTLAFSXLAHVLAASAPQGDYQHXVLENLLESPGMEDTGFAFTPAMRSCLAAGFHISGLQALLYDLGWDHPSGXDLAKLATAILGSGPQRLLQLDTAKTLLLLLLACLGTHFAHETGTLWEFHAQQGYRVVRQDRDLDGYAATFSLVPPLRLGLVLLLARPQPPRPDLAAQAYDVLLPAKERAFQEAEHSPAPPPGARSFAGYFTFKNLTFHEMRAGGGVGGRAPLAPVPARAEALVPAAYRTVALRHLRPRVFQLHVARAFPCALPLGDAWLWREAQHGQLVNLYPLDRHGLSPGFGVPGLNVXKVLRLPCKPVFKMCRDGERGC, via the exons ATGTGCTTTCGCCCATTTAAGAGGG GGCTGCCCGGAAGGCTCCGCTCCACTTCTCTGCTGTGGGACAGCAGCACCCACGAGGCCCTGAGTCTGCTCAAGGACGAGGTGCTGGTGGCCGGCCCGGGAACCAG GTGCCACTACAGCACGCTGGCCTTTT CTCTGGCCCACGTCCTGGCAGCCAGCGCCCCCCAGGGTGACTACCAGC TAGTCTTGGAGAACCTGCTGGAGTCCCCGGGAATGGAAGACACGGGCTTTGCCTTCACACCTGCCATGCGCTCGTGCCTGGCAGCTGGCTTCCACATCAGTGGGCTCCAGGCACTGCTCTACGACCTGGGTTGGGATCACCCCTCAG CAGACCTGGCCAAACTGGCCACGGCGATCCTGGGCAGCGGGCCCCAGAGGCTCCTGCAGCTGGACACGGCCAAAACactgctactgctgctgctggCCTGCCTGGGCACCCACTTCGCCCACGAGACTGGCACACTGTGGGAGTTCCACGCGCAGCAGGGCTACAGAGTGGTGCGCCAGGACCGCGACCTGGACGGCTATGCCGCCACCTTCTCCCTGGTGCCCCCGCTGCGCCTGGGTCTCGTGCTGCTGCTGGCCAGGCCGCAGCCGCCCAGGCCCGACCTGGCGGCGCAGGCCTACGACGTGCTCCTGCCCGCCAAGGAGAGGGCCTTCCAGGAGGCCGAGCACAGCCCGGCCCCGCCGCCCGGCGCGCGCTCCTTCGCTGGCTACTTCACCTTCAAAAACCTGACCTTCCACGAGATGCGAGccggggggggggtgggcgggcGAGCTCCTCTTGCGCCAGTTCCGGCCCGCGCGGAGGCCCTGGTGCCCGCCGCGTACCGCACGGTGGCGCTGCGCCACCTGCGCCCCCGAGTCTTCCAGCTGCACGTGGCCCGCGCGTTCCCGTGCGCGCTGCCGCTCGGCGACGCCTGGCTCTGGCGCGAGGCCCAGCACGGGCAGCTCGTCAACCTCTATCCCTTAGACAGGCACGGGCTGTCCCCTGGCTTTGGCGTGCCGGGCCTCAATGT TAAGGTGCTGCGGCTGCCGTGCAAGCCCGTGTTCAAGATGTGCCgcgatggtgaaagaggttgttaa